In Lolium rigidum isolate FL_2022 chromosome 3, APGP_CSIRO_Lrig_0.1, whole genome shotgun sequence, the genomic window AAGCTAGTCCTCCTCGATTTATTTCTCTCATCACCTCAGACTCCCATGCATCTGATCTCCGGGTGATTCAGATCTGACACTTGCTTAGTGCACCCTGCAAACATTCAAACGTAGACCAAAACTGAATTAGGATCGAATTTTCTCCTTTGcattgtctagatacggatgtagacATTTGCGACATTATTTCGGACAGGAGATAGCAGTAGTAATCAGTTTGCTAGATCCATGAATTACTAGAGCAAGAATAAAAGTGGAGTAGTAATTACTTGGAGCAGTCGGTGTTGGGGCTGATGGCGTAGGGGATCTTGACGTTGCACTTGCCGGGGATCCCGGCGATGAGGTCGGGCCTGAGGCCGCCCACGCCGCCAGCTCGCTGCTTCAGGCAGGTGCAGGTTGTCTGACGGTCGGCGGTGCTGGCGGCAGCCGAGTTCAGGCTCTGGACGCCGCTACAGCAGTTGCTGCTCGGCTTGGGCACGCTGCCCATGGCGTAGGTGAGACAGGGGGCAATGTAACCAATCACCTGCCCGCAGGACGACACTGCGCCCTCCGCCGGCGCCGCGGACAGCACCAGCGCCGCCGCCAGAAGGGCCAAGGTCGCGGCGGCGTAAGCGCGGCGTGCAGCCATGGTGGCAGGAACCAGCTCAGTCGCTTTGGTTTAGTTGGAGAGTGTAGTGGGAGACTGTGAGTGAGTGAGTGATGCTGTATGGAGTGGCTAGGTGGGTTTTTATAGGGGTTTTGGGTCCTTGGCTTTGCTATTTATTTACCGAAGAAAATAGACGATTATTGCTAGGTTAATGCAGGATACCAGCACACCTCGCCCATGTCACATCCACATGACCACATGCAGGCGGACACATGTATGCAGACAGTGGCACAGTACAGCGGAGAGGTAGGCGTTGGTGGTTGTGACATTTCACTACACACATTCACTCACTAGGGATGGAAATTCATGGCACCTGCGGCTGCAGTTGATAGGGGGGTCGTGCCGACGTCGTCTACCATGCATGCTTGTTTCTCTCTTCAATTCAGTCACATGGATGGAAGCCCACCTTCTGGTTTTACAGCGTCACAAAATTATCTGAATTCGTGAGTGATTAGCAGTAGGTAACTGCAGCAGTGCATCGTGTGATTATAAAGCTGGATGTTCAGTCTCGGAGATTGGCGCATATCATACTGTATCTGTTCGAAATATTTAAACGCGTGCCTACGATGTATGACATGGTGAAATCGGTGCGCAACTTCAATCAATCAATATTTTCATAGTGCAACGCTCCTGTGCCCTGCGTCGAGGCGAATGTGGTGGGGAAAGGTTCATGTATTTACGTTGTGCGTATAAAGAACCGTTTTGCTAATTCTAGATTGACTGGAAAATAAGTTAGTATTAGGTCAACCCTAGAACAGTTAGATTTGTATAATGATTTATGTCCAAAAGAATTGCATGTGGGTGTGCAATTTAACATGTACAATTACATGTACTTTTCAAATTATACATAAAATTAGGTGACATCATTTCGACGGAGAAATTAATTTAGGTTTAAATCCACCAAAAATTAGCTACGTCAATACCCACTATGAGAACATGTAAGTAATAGTATTGCCTCCATCCCAAGGTTTAAGccttatatttttttgaaaaatccaatcaagtaaagtttaaccaattttttagaaaaatcaatcaataaatataatattttatagatATCGTACAACAATAAATTTTATTGTCTATGTAATATTGTGCTAGGTAGAGGGGGAGATCTCgatgattttttttaataatacgaATTTATTATTTATTTCTCGAAATAGCACGCGTTTTCAAAAAATTCCAATTTTTGTGACAGCACTAATTGGTCAGTAGCCAACCGACCGGTCAGCTAGAGGCCAACTGGCCTTCTAAGAATCGATGATTTGCATGTTTTGGGTTTTGGGTTAGTAGGATTTCTTTTTCGCAAATATTTTCAGGGTGATATCTCCCTCCCGCGATCTCCTGGTAAACATTTTCCCGCATGTATCTCCCGCCACGCTCTCCCGCCATTTTTTTCCGCCACAGCTCTCCCGCCATATGTTTccgctgatggcgcgtgatgcacacgtccgttgggaaccccaagaggaaggtgtgatgcgcacagcggcaagtttaccctcagtaagaaaccaaggttatcgaaccagtaggagatgaaggccacgtgaaggttgttggtgaaagagtgcagtgcggcgcaacaccagggattctagcgccaacgtggaacctgcacaacacaatcaaaatactttgccccaacttaacagtgaggttgtcaatctcaccggcttgctgtaaataaaggattaaacgtatggtgtggagaatgatgtttgtttgcgaagaacagcagagaacaatgattgaagtagattgtatttcagatgtaaaagaatggaccggggtccacagttcactaggggtgtctctccaataagataaatagcatgttgggtgaacaaattacagttgggcaattgacaaatagagagggcatagcaatgcacatacatatcatgatgactaatatgagatttacttagggcattacgacaaataagatagaccgctatccagcatgcatctatgcctaaaaagtccaccttcgggttagcatccgaacctcttctagtattaagttgcaaacaacagacaattgcattaagtactgtgtgtaatgtaaacaatacaaatatccttagacaaagcattggtgttttatccctagtggcaacagcacatccataaccttagaactttctgtcactgtcccagattcaatggaggcatgaacccactatcgagcataaatactccctcttggagtcacaagtatcaacttggccagagccttgatacgtccaatttgcatcactattttatatcataatttgctgttatttattgatatatttcatattgggacacaatacttatgttatttcatctattttgcatgtttcatgattatttggagatcgagcaccggagccaggattctgctggaaaaagcaccgtcggaatgaaatatttcggaagatcaactcgtggaagggagttttacgaaaaatcctatttttccggatgacgaaggaagccgaaggaggggccgggaggacccggggtgggcccacaccctagggcggcgcggcccatgccccggccgcgccgccatgtggtccggggggcccacgacccctttcgcctccttttcttcgcgaaacccttcgtcccgaagacctaagccacgagaggaatcctcacgaagggttacggccgcctcgcggggcggagaacaccagagagaaaagagctctccggcgggcaggaatccgccggtgaaattccctcccggagggggaaatcgacgccatcgtcaccgccatcgagctggacatcatctccatcaccatcatcatcatctccaccatcatcaccgccatctccaccgctggacatcgtcaccgctgtagcaatttgggtttgatcttgattgtttgataggggaaactctcccgtatcgatttctacttgttgtttatgctattgagtgaaaccattgaaccaaggtctatgttcagattgttattcatcatcatatcacctctcgatcatgttccatatgatgtctcgtgagtagttcgtttagttcttgaggacatgggtgaagtctaaatgttagtagtgaactatggttgagtaatattcaatgttatgatatttaagttgtggtgttattcttctagtggtgtcgtgtgaacgtcgactacacgacacttcaccatttatgggcctaggggaatgcatcttgtactcgtttgccaatcgcggggttgccggagtgacagaaacctaaaccccgttggtatatcgatgcaggagggatcgcaggatctcagagtttaaggctgtggttagatttatcttaattactttcttgtagttgcggatgcttgcaaggggtataatcacaagtatgtattagtcctaggaagggcggtacattagcacaggttcacccacacaacacttatcaaaacaatgaagattaatcagtcgtatgtagtgaaagcactagactaaaatcccgtgtgtcctcgagaacgtttggtcattataagtaaacaaaccggcttgtcctttgtgctaaaaaggattgggccactcgctgcaattatttctcttgcattttacctactcgtacttatttcatctgttacatcaaaaccccccgaatatttgtctgtgagcatttacagtgaaaccttcatcgaaactcgcttgtcaacaccttctcgctcctcgttgggatcgacattcttacttatcgaagatactacgatacaccccctatacttgtgggtcatcaagactattttctcggcgccgttgccgggagtgaagcgctattggtaagtggaattggtaaggaaaacctttactcgtttgtgctgattttatttctcgctcgtcgctataagtcattatggagagatcttctcttcaatttctatttgggaaatctactactactgcaacggtagtggatgaggcgccgagtgaggaagtaataccatataaaatacctacgaaaattattgaacatgttatggataaccgctatgaaggggatggaaccgtccatcccggtgatcatttattgtttttgcatgaattatgcgggttattcaaatgtgcaggtattgctatgaatgaagttaggaagaagctattctctatatcgtcgtccggtaaagcggcgcattggtataaattgctcgaagaatggtgattctcttgactgggaggacattgtgcctttattttattccaaattttatcctccaagtgaaattcacaaagatcggaaccgcatatataatttctggcctcatgatggagagagtattgcccaagcttggggagattgaagtctttaatgctcaaatgccccattcatgagcttcctggtaatattattattgataatttctatgcaagactttcttttcaagacaagaccttgttggatacttcttgttctggatcatttacacgcaacaaagaagagtttaaaagggaccttcttgatcggatccaagaaaatactgaaggatgggagaacgacaaaggtataatttatgattataaatgcattgaagcttttatggatactgatacatttcgtaatattagtgctacatatggtcttgattctcaagttgctgcaaacctttataaagcctttgcctctcattatgaattgcctaagaagaattttgataagtatcatgaaccgtataaagacaaaattgattcatctattaataaatgtgttgtagttgaaaccgctcgatcgtgttattcccgaagcttatattgaaaaaactccttttcctgctaaaatgaaagagtactctgttataaatagtgcagttcataaaagtgaaaagaaacctagagaacctgaagaacaaataaaagttgaactccgttgttgccatagttaaagatcttgtgaccgaaaatgttgaggatggtcatattattttctcgtgaagatgcttctaatattgtttcacatcctaataaacccaaacaagctagtgttcctatgctatctcgttaaaattggtgatcattgctattatggtttatgtgatattggtgcaagtgttagtgctataccttatgagctttacacggagattatgcacgaaattgattcttgtgaacttgaagatattgatgtggttattcagctggctaatagagaaactatttcactaattggtattgttcgagatgtggaagttctatgtggtaagattaaatatcccgccgactttttggtacttggttctgtcgctagtgattattgtcctatcatgtttggtagaccttttctaaatacttgtggagctattatagattgcaagaaagagaaaattttgactaaatttgttggtgaatcttatgagtttaacttctctaaatttactaaaactccttataaagctgatttgcctagtaatgattttaaaatggagcaaagtgtgcatctattgttcttgttcctaacaatcctttgcgagcaacatccggaggatagcgagagtgaagtttttaggaaagaaagagaggagcttgaggagatttttcttcgccaacctattctcaagcatgatttacctagtggaagacttgggtacaacaccgccaccaaaggaggatcctgtttttgatttaaaacctttacctgataatcttaaatatgctcatattgatgataagaaaatatatcctgttattattagttctaaacttacagagtttgaagaagaatgattattgcaaatattgaagaaacaccgaagtgctattggctatactcttgatgacttgaaggggatttctccctctatatgccaacacgccattaatatggaagatgatgcgaagcctgttgttgaacctcaccgtcgtctaattcccaagatgaaggatgtggtaagaaatgaggtattacgacttcttgaagctggtattatatatcctattgctcatagtagatgggttagtcctgtgcattgcgttcctaagaaaggaggaatgattgttgtgcctaatgataatgatgagctcatacctcaaagagtagttgtagggtatagaatgtgcattgattatcgaaaagttaataaagttactaagaaagatcattaccctttaccattcattgatcaaatgctagaaaggttatctaaaaatactcatttttgctttcttgatggttattcgggttttcacaaattgtcgttaaagctaaagatcaagagaaaaccacttttacttgtccctatggaacttatgcttataggcgtatgccttttggtttatgtaatgctcctgctacttttcaaagatgcatgtctgctatttttcatggcttttgtgagagtattgtggaagtattcatggatgatttttctgtctacgggaattcttttgatagttgcttgcgaaaccttgataaagttttgcagagatgtgaagaaactaagcttgttcttaattgggagaaatgccactttatggttaatgaaggaattgtattgggacataaaatttctgagagaggtattgaagttgatagagctaaagttgaagctattgagaagattccCTATCcgggggatgttaaaggtattcgtagtgttcttggtcatgctgggttttataggagatttattaaagatttctccaagatttcaaagcctcttactaatcttcttcaaaaagatgtaccttttgtttttgatgatgattgtaaggaagcttttgaaactctaaagaaagccctaacaatctgctcctatagttgaacctcctgattggaatttaccttttgaaattatgtgtgatgctagtgattttgttgtaggcgctgttcttggacagcgagtagataaaaaattaaatgttattcattatgctagcaagactcttgatgctgctcaaagaaattatgctactaccgaaaaagaattgttggtctgtagtctttgcttgtgataaatttagatcttatattgttgattcaaaagttacgattcatactcgatcatgcctgcaattagataccttatgacaaagaaagatgctaagccgaggcttattagatgggtacttcttttgcaagaatttgatttacatattgtagataggaaaggtgctgataatcccgttgctcgataatttgtctagattggaaaatattgcttatgaccccgttctcgttaatgatagttttccaaatgaacaattggttgtaataaaggtgagctcgcgagacaggtccttggtatgcttgatcatgctaactttattgtttccaagtacttgcctccaaccttttcgactcagcgagaggaggaaattcttttatgacttgaggcattatttccgggatgacccacacttatataaagaaggagtggatggtattatgcgaaggtgtgttcccgaatatgaacaacaagagatgttgagtaaatgtcatggcgagtgcttatggaggacatcacgtcggagatagaaccgcgcaaaaggttctacaatcaggtttttattggccaactctcttcaaagatgcaaggaagtttattttatcttgtgatgaatgtcaaagggttggtaatatctccagacgcaatgaaatgcctatgaattatactcttgttattgaaccgttcgattgttggggatttgacttcatgggaccttttccctcttcaaaaggtaacactcatatacttgttgttgtcgattatgttactaaatgggtggaagccatacctacaaaaagtgctgatggtgagacctctttaaaaatgcttttagatattatttttcctagatttggagtacctagatatattatgactgatggaggttctcattttattcatggaggttttagaaaaactcttgctaagtatggtattaatcatagaattgcttcgcttatcatcctcaaagtagtggtcaagtagaattatcaaatagagaaattaaatctatcttgcagaaaaccgttaataaatctagaaagaattgggctagtaaattgaaagacgcactgtgggcttatagaactgcttataaaaaccccatgggaatgtcaccttataaaatggtttacggaaaagcttgtcatttacctttagaactagaacacaaagcttatcgggctgttagagaattgaataaagatcctaaacttgccggtgataagaggttgctacaattaagttctctagatgaatggagaagtgaggcttatgaaaatgctaaactctttaaagaaaaagttaaaaaatggcatgatagaaggatcatcaaaagagagtttaatattggggataaagtcctattgtatcggtctcgtctcagattctttgcatggaaattactctcgaaatgggaaggaccatatgttgttgaggaggtgtatcgttcaggagcaattaaaattagctctctccaaggcaatgctacgcaagtggtgaatggacaaagactcaagcattatatctcgggtgattcttataatgttgatgttgatattattcgagtggaaacaccggaggctttcatcaagggacaaattgacaatccgccagaactcgactttgaataggtaacagtactggtaatgaaaagttcgcgatttactttccgaacattatttttgttgtttttggaaaatatgaaaaattacgagttcgaaacggagtggaaaggacgcacgagggcgtgccaccataggccggcgcggcctgacctggggcccgcgccgacctatggtctggccgcctcgtcgcccctttccgattctggttcgatccggtactttccgtttgttctgaaaatttttattataaaatccccggaccctcggaggtccgtatatcgttttctcgacgtgttttgtttcgagctgtttcgccaggatctgttttcagtttagaggcaccatggtctccaagaacaagggcaaggggctttcggaggaagaagtgaaggaggtgccatcgagacaagatcagcaagccggagggagcaagcaaatcttggtgggatctgttgacactcaacgttctttttctcataacttgcagggacctctaccacccgctcttagcctcgactccttccccatgatggaagaagttctacggattactgatgagttttgtgatcaatatcgggctctaagaagagaagtggagatactccaggaggagaactgccgtctccgaagattgattgaataccactcgattcgcgtcacaaggtcgtcatcgccaacttcggataacaatgaatctcttcgaaccTTAGTGCAGAAttatcaagctgagaaactgaagacgaaggagcttattaagaagctcgggaggaattcatcaccaccatctccgcaggagtaattcatcatcggtattggcatccccttggtttgttccaagcttgggggagtgccgcggtatcacattatcattaccttttactttttactatcaagtagtgtcatatcatgagtagggaagttatcgtatgagatgggttgcagtatggaagtatctctcctttagtttgtctatgtatcccttggtgtgagttatcgttatggaatattaatgagaagtcttatcatttacatattgcgcaccttattttagtttgcaatttctactatatgattgatcttgattttagtattggtaccactttgggagtattgagtaaatctatttggttttggcaaacttagcaatggtcaatagcaacaacactttgagttttagaagaatagaggaagtacatgtagaagatattattatctttcttatcagttcttagcttagtattctaaagttaaaactgtttgtgcttacaagtaagatgcatgattgtttctatcacatgtatatttgtttgtttccatcaactcttatgcttgctaattaaccttgctagccaaagacctgtaccgagagggaatacttctcgtgcatccaaacccgaacccaaacctatgccatttgtgtccaccatacctacctactgcatggtattgtctgccattccaagtaaatacttcatgtgctacctttaaacaattcaaaacttattactctttgtttgtgtcaatgttttatagctcatgaggaagtatgtggtgttttatctttcagtcttgttaggcagcctccactaaaggactagtggcttcatccacttatcctataattttgcaataagagccggcaacggggttcccagccccaattaatcaactttcattaataattctcttcacatgttttgccccgattcatcggtaagcaacttaattttgcaatagacactcctccatggtatgagattgttggaaggcacccgaggattcggttagccatggcttgtgtaagcaaaggttggggggagtgtcacccttaaataaactaaaatacatgtgtaaacaaaagagaagagggatgatctaccttgcttggtagagataacgtcctt contains:
- the LOC124699335 gene encoding non-specific lipid-transfer protein 4-like — its product is MAARRAYAAATLALLAAALVLSAAPAEGAVSSCGQVIGYIAPCLTYAMGSVPKPSSNCCSGVQSLNSAAASTADRQTTCTCLKQRAGGVGGLRPDLIAGIPGKCNVKIPYAISPNTDCSK